The following are encoded in a window of Cycloclasticus pugetii PS-1 genomic DNA:
- a CDS encoding DnaJ C-terminal domain-containing protein yields MDYKDYYTIMGVERDAKQDEIKRAYKKLARKYHPDVNIAEDAEARFKELGEAYDVLKDPEKRAAYDQLGANWKAGQDFNPPPNWDEGYEFSGGYSDGDGADYSDFFESLFGQQFNQGRSTRQQTGFNARGQDHHAKVSIELMDAYQGATHSITLNAAELDANGQVVTKQRTLKVRIPKGVKKGQRIRLAGQGSAGMGQGGKGDLYLEIDFKAHPFYRVDGHDVYLDLPITPWEAALGASIKVPTPDGPVDMKIPAGTKGGGKMRLKGRGIPSTPPGDLYVVPQITLPAADTEEAKALYQQMEQTLGYNPRSKLGV; encoded by the coding sequence ATGGATTATAAAGATTATTACACCATTATGGGTGTTGAGCGCGATGCTAAACAAGATGAGATAAAACGCGCGTATAAGAAGTTAGCACGTAAATACCACCCTGATGTAAATATAGCCGAGGATGCAGAAGCCCGTTTTAAAGAGCTTGGTGAAGCCTACGATGTACTAAAAGACCCAGAAAAGCGTGCGGCCTACGATCAGTTGGGTGCTAATTGGAAAGCTGGTCAAGACTTTAACCCACCACCAAATTGGGACGAGGGTTATGAATTTAGTGGTGGTTACAGCGATGGCGATGGTGCGGATTATAGTGATTTTTTTGAATCTTTATTTGGCCAGCAGTTTAACCAAGGGCGGTCAACTCGTCAGCAAACCGGTTTTAATGCGCGAGGGCAAGATCATCATGCCAAAGTAAGCATAGAACTCATGGATGCCTACCAAGGTGCCACGCATAGTATTACCCTTAACGCTGCAGAGTTGGACGCTAACGGGCAAGTAGTTACTAAACAGCGAACCTTAAAGGTAAGAATTCCTAAAGGGGTTAAAAAAGGCCAGCGTATCCGTTTGGCTGGGCAGGGCTCAGCGGGTATGGGGCAAGGCGGCAAAGGTGATTTATATCTAGAAATTGATTTTAAAGCACACCCTTTTTACCGTGTTGATGGGCATGATGTGTATCTAGATTTACCCATTACTCCATGGGAGGCAGCCTTAGGCGCGAGCATTAAAGTACCAACGCCCGATGGGCCGGTCGATATGAAAATACCAGCGGGCACAAAAGGTGGCGGAAAAATGCGATTAAAAGGGCGGGGTATACCTAGCACACCACCGGGCGATTTATACGTAGTACCACAAATTACCCTGCCAGCAGCGGATACTGAAGAGGCAAAAGCGTTGTACCAGCAAATGGAACAAACTTTAGGTTATAACCCACGTAGTAAATTGGGAGTGTAA
- a CDS encoding DUF1415 domain-containing protein, which yields MVRAADERVIESCRQWVETVIIALNFCPFAKPVVNAGRVDYKVINERGVEQGLMALSDQLSYLANNDHVETSLLIYPQGLESFDDYLDFAAIADDLLLEEGYEGVFQIATFHPDYCFEGQQQDDASNYTNRSPYPILHILREASIEAALEGVSSPDKIPSRNIELARAKGLEGMQALLTACQST from the coding sequence GTGGTAAGGGCAGCTGACGAAAGGGTCATAGAGAGTTGTCGCCAATGGGTTGAGACAGTTATTATTGCGTTGAATTTTTGCCCGTTTGCAAAACCTGTTGTTAATGCGGGGCGCGTTGACTACAAGGTGATTAATGAGCGCGGTGTTGAGCAAGGTTTAATGGCGCTTAGTGATCAGCTCAGTTACCTTGCCAACAACGATCATGTCGAAACGAGCTTATTGATTTACCCACAGGGCTTAGAATCATTCGATGACTATCTTGATTTTGCTGCGATAGCCGATGATTTATTGCTTGAGGAGGGATATGAAGGTGTATTTCAAATAGCTACGTTTCACCCAGACTATTGTTTTGAAGGCCAGCAGCAAGATGATGCATCTAATTATACAAATCGTTCGCCATATCCAATATTACATATTTTACGAGAAGCAAGCATAGAAGCAGCGTTAGAGGGTGTATCAAGCCCCGATAAAATACCAAGCAGAAATATTGAGTTGGCCAGAGCAAAAGGTTTGGAAGGCATGCAAGCGTTGCTGACGGCGTGCCAATCAACATAA
- a CDS encoding ABC transporter permease — MNRLSLAFRLLSRDFRSGELTLLALALVIAVTSSTAISLFADRLHRTMNSQAAEFLAADLVVSSSDIIPNTWLDEAKRLGLKQARTTEFSTVVIENDELLLVGVKAVSNAYPLRGHLKTRAMLDAVETVHKQGPEAGNVWVDSRVLSTLKLQVGDVLTVGDQSLTVSHVLSYEPDKRGDIYSLSPRVMMNQLDLQATNVIQPGSRVHYFFQFSGEANAIKRFNAWVKPLLSASQRLMDVQDDRPELGNALSRAERYLGLSSILVILIAGVAIAMSSRRYSERHFNSTAVLRCLGCKQNDILLIFLYQFFLIGAVACSAGLLFGWLTQEALFHLLRNLLPAMVSDPSLIAVMFGFMTGFAILIGFALPPLLRLKRVSPLRVLRRELEPLNSSAWLVYGLALTLISGLIYRYTDDLMLLFSIMGGGLLAVIFSAGLLYVLLLQGRKLLPHVGLAGRLGLQGVLRDPKASVTQVLAFSITILAMLLSFTVRNDLLTDWQQQIPDEAPNYFAINIFPDQVANFDNILSRQGVPAASFHPVVRGRLVAINGTPVQKIVSKDSQGERATHRDLSLTWNKELPLDNKTLAGHWSGTKKGEVSIESKLAESLQVKLGDQLTFSIGSEQINAKITHLRSVQWDTMKPNFYMVFSEETLANFPTTYITSFYLSENNKTLLNDLVRQFPAMTLLEVDAMLKQIKLILSQLTSAINYLLYFALLAGFTVLLSSIYSTLDTRISEGALMRTLGAHRRLLRNAHLIEFAAIGVMSGLVAVFIFNWVLFGLYRYVLHLDFYFNWVLCLVVPIISAGCVVLAGFWGVKDVVNKSPVHMLRGT; from the coding sequence ATGAACCGATTGAGTTTAGCCTTTCGTTTGTTAAGCCGAGATTTTCGTAGTGGTGAATTAACATTATTAGCGTTGGCTTTGGTGATTGCTGTGACAAGCTCTACGGCCATTAGTTTATTTGCTGATCGCTTACATCGTACGATGAACTCACAAGCAGCAGAATTTTTGGCGGCTGATTTGGTGGTCAGTAGCTCTGATATCATCCCCAATACATGGTTAGATGAAGCAAAGCGGCTAGGATTAAAGCAAGCAAGAACGACTGAGTTTTCGACGGTCGTCATCGAAAATGATGAGCTGCTGTTGGTGGGGGTAAAGGCGGTTAGTAACGCCTATCCGTTACGAGGGCACTTAAAAACAAGGGCAATGCTTGATGCGGTAGAAACCGTTCATAAGCAAGGGCCAGAGGCTGGTAATGTTTGGGTTGATAGCCGTGTTTTGTCTACCTTAAAACTACAAGTGGGTGATGTTTTAACCGTTGGGGATCAGTCTTTGACGGTCAGTCATGTGCTTAGTTATGAGCCCGATAAGCGGGGTGATATTTATAGTTTATCACCAAGGGTTATGATGAATCAGTTAGACCTACAGGCCACCAATGTTATACAGCCGGGTAGTCGTGTCCATTATTTCTTTCAGTTTAGTGGAGAAGCTAATGCGATTAAACGCTTTAATGCGTGGGTAAAGCCTTTGTTATCGGCTTCACAAAGATTAATGGACGTGCAAGATGACCGGCCCGAACTAGGAAATGCGTTGTCTCGAGCTGAGCGTTATTTGGGGCTCTCGAGTATTTTGGTTATTTTAATTGCTGGTGTTGCTATTGCCATGTCTAGTCGCCGATATAGTGAGCGACATTTTAATTCTACCGCGGTGCTGCGTTGCTTGGGGTGTAAGCAGAATGATATTTTGTTGATATTCCTATATCAGTTTTTTTTAATAGGTGCCGTGGCTTGTTCGGCTGGACTATTATTTGGCTGGTTGACACAAGAAGCACTGTTTCATCTATTGCGTAATTTATTACCCGCTATGGTGTCAGATCCAAGCCTTATTGCTGTGATGTTTGGTTTTATGACGGGGTTTGCCATTTTGATTGGTTTTGCCTTGCCACCTTTGCTAAGGCTCAAACGGGTTTCGCCCTTACGGGTTTTACGCCGAGAGCTCGAACCGTTGAATAGTAGCGCCTGGTTGGTTTATGGTTTAGCGCTTACTTTGATTAGTGGGCTTATTTATCGATACACCGATGATTTAATGCTGTTGTTTTCAATAATGGGTGGCGGCTTATTGGCGGTAATTTTTTCAGCAGGCTTGTTGTACGTGCTTTTATTGCAAGGTCGCAAGTTATTACCGCATGTTGGCTTAGCTGGACGCTTGGGTTTGCAAGGCGTGTTAAGAGACCCCAAGGCCAGTGTGACCCAAGTCTTAGCGTTTAGCATCACGATTTTGGCTATGTTACTGAGTTTTACGGTGAGGAATGATTTGTTAACCGATTGGCAACAGCAAATACCTGATGAGGCACCGAATTATTTTGCGATTAATATTTTTCCTGACCAAGTGGCTAACTTCGATAATATATTGAGTCGCCAGGGTGTTCCCGCTGCTAGTTTTCACCCAGTTGTACGTGGACGTTTAGTGGCTATTAATGGAACGCCGGTGCAAAAAATTGTTAGCAAAGACTCCCAAGGAGAGCGTGCAACACATCGTGATTTAAGCCTGACATGGAATAAGGAGCTGCCGCTAGATAATAAAACTCTAGCTGGACACTGGAGCGGGACGAAAAAAGGCGAAGTGTCTATTGAAAGTAAGTTGGCTGAAAGTTTGCAGGTGAAGCTAGGCGATCAGCTGACCTTTAGTATTGGTAGTGAGCAAATTAACGCCAAAATAACGCACCTGCGGAGCGTGCAATGGGACACGATGAAACCTAATTTTTACATGGTGTTTTCTGAAGAAACCTTGGCTAACTTTCCAACCACATACATCACGAGTTTTTATTTATCAGAAAATAATAAAACGCTCTTAAATGATCTGGTCAGGCAATTTCCAGCGATGACCTTGTTGGAAGTGGATGCCATGTTGAAACAAATAAAACTGATTTTATCGCAACTCACTAGTGCGATTAATTACTTATTATATTTTGCTTTGTTAGCTGGTTTTACCGTACTGCTGTCGTCGATATATTCAACATTGGATACTCGAATTTCAGAAGGTGCTTTGATGCGAACATTGGGTGCTCATCGCAGGCTATTACGCAATGCCCATTTGATTGAGTTTGCTGCAATTGGGGTCATGTCGGGGTTAGTTGCGGTGTTTATTTTCAACTGGGTGTTGTTTGGTTTATATCGCTATGTGCTTCACTTGGATTTTTATTTTAATTGGGTATTGTGTCTTGTAGTACCCATTATTAGTGCTGGCTGCGTTGTCTTGGCTGGTTTCTGGGGTGTTAAAGATGTGGTTAATAAGTCACCTGTGCATATGCTTCGAGGGACGTAA
- a CDS encoding thiol-disulfide oxidoreductase DCC family protein codes for MTKASVVDRAQITVFYDQSCPSCVKDRALFERLAGQRSALFSWFDITSQDQALRQRGIDPFKALRELHIEDAHGVIHSEMDAYSIMMKQVPLLMPLGVLICLPGIKPVLSYFYRRMVDKRLACEGRL; via the coding sequence ATGACTAAAGCATCGGTTGTTGATCGCGCTCAAATCACCGTTTTTTATGATCAATCCTGTCCCAGCTGCGTTAAAGATCGTGCGTTATTTGAGCGGCTAGCCGGTCAGCGGTCGGCTTTATTTAGTTGGTTTGATATCACCAGTCAAGACCAAGCCTTGAGGCAACGTGGGATAGACCCGTTCAAAGCCTTGCGTGAATTACACATAGAAGATGCTCATGGGGTTATCCATTCAGAAATGGATGCCTACAGCATTATGATGAAGCAAGTGCCACTATTAATGCCACTGGGTGTGCTTATCTGCTTGCCGGGTATCAAACCCGTACTCAGCTATTTTTACCGACGCATGGTTGATAAGCGTTTGGCTTGCGAAGGCCGCTTATAA
- a CDS encoding dodecin translates to MSHHTYKYIELTGSSEVSSDDAIKNAIEAAAKTTRNMDWFEVIETRGHLAQGQIKHWQVTVKIGFRLED, encoded by the coding sequence ATGAGTCATCATACCTATAAATATATTGAGCTAACGGGTAGTTCAGAAGTCAGCTCGGACGATGCAATAAAAAATGCCATTGAAGCTGCGGCTAAAACAACCCGTAATATGGATTGGTTTGAAGTGATAGAAACGCGCGGTCACCTAGCCCAAGGGCAAATTAAACATTGGCAAGTAACCGTTAAAATAGGCTTCCGGTTAGAAGACTAA
- a CDS encoding DUF2058 domain-containing protein, translating into MKNISLQDQLLKAGLTSKSKAHKAKTQKHKQIKQKQKNKIQVVDQAAVLAEEAKLKQQEKDRLLNEKRNQQAEQKQIAGQINQLISLNKLDKDEEGAPFNFTHDNKVKAIYIDEALRQRIVAGTAVIVQLGKTYEVVPIGVAEKIAQRDKERVIYLEDVSPISSDDAYADYAVPDDLMW; encoded by the coding sequence ATGAAAAATATTTCCCTACAAGACCAATTGCTAAAGGCTGGCTTGACCAGTAAGTCGAAAGCGCATAAAGCTAAAACGCAAAAGCATAAACAAATTAAACAGAAACAAAAAAATAAAATTCAGGTGGTTGATCAAGCGGCCGTGTTGGCTGAGGAAGCTAAGCTAAAACAGCAAGAAAAGGATCGTTTGCTTAATGAGAAACGCAATCAACAAGCTGAGCAGAAACAAATTGCCGGACAAATTAACCAACTTATCTCGCTTAATAAATTAGATAAAGACGAAGAGGGTGCCCCGTTTAATTTTACTCACGATAATAAAGTAAAAGCCATTTATATAGATGAAGCTTTGCGACAACGTATTGTTGCAGGCACGGCGGTGATTGTTCAGCTAGGTAAAACCTACGAAGTCGTGCCTATTGGGGTTGCTGAAAAAATTGCACAGCGCGATAAAGAGCGTGTGATTTATTTAGAAGATGTTTCACCTATTTCATCGGATGATGCCTATGCTGATTACGCTGTGCCGGATGATTTGATGTGGTAA
- a CDS encoding arylesterase has product MIRIYLLLVFALFSSAPFAKTIVVLGDSISAGYGMPIEKGWVNLLQQTLNEQNKPYTLINKSISGDTTAGGLARIDQALEQHTPEIVLLELGANDGLRGMPPTLIKKNLRELVKRIKANGAQTLLLSMRIPSNYGQRYTEMFYNNYPELAEEMDVPFVPFILEDVALEPDMMQADQLHPNEKAQPIIAQKIWDHLEPILQTN; this is encoded by the coding sequence ATGATTAGAATATATTTACTGTTAGTTTTTGCATTGTTTTCGTCCGCACCTTTCGCTAAGACCATCGTGGTCCTGGGCGATAGTATAAGTGCAGGCTACGGAATGCCTATAGAAAAAGGCTGGGTTAACCTATTACAACAAACACTTAACGAACAAAACAAGCCCTACACACTTATAAATAAAAGTATTAGTGGTGACACCACCGCAGGCGGGCTTGCCCGAATTGACCAAGCCTTAGAACAACATACACCCGAAATAGTTCTATTAGAATTAGGTGCAAATGATGGCTTGCGTGGAATGCCTCCCACCTTAATCAAGAAAAATTTACGAGAACTCGTCAAACGAATCAAAGCCAACGGTGCGCAAACCCTCTTGCTTAGCATGCGTATTCCATCAAATTATGGGCAACGCTACACCGAAATGTTCTACAACAACTACCCAGAGTTGGCCGAAGAAATGGACGTTCCTTTTGTACCGTTTATTTTAGAGGATGTCGCACTCGAACCCGACATGATGCAAGCCGATCAATTACATCCAAATGAAAAAGCCCAGCCAATTATTGCACAAAAGATTTGGGACCACTTGGAACCCATTTTACAGACTAATTAA
- a CDS encoding LabA-like NYN domain-containing protein encodes MDKIALFVDVQNIYYTTRQAYGRQFNYRKLWQIISQQGTITQATAYATQRDDDDGQHKFQSALKHMGFSVKLKPFIQRIDGSAKGDWDVGITIDVLDAAKEVDRVILLSGDGDFDLLLEKINLQYGVRTEVYGVPALTAKSLIDAASVFHPIDEDLLL; translated from the coding sequence ATGGATAAAATAGCTCTTTTTGTTGATGTACAAAACATCTACTACACCACTCGGCAGGCCTATGGTCGCCAGTTTAATTACCGTAAGTTATGGCAAATTATTAGTCAGCAAGGCACGATTACACAGGCTACTGCGTATGCCACCCAGCGTGACGATGACGATGGCCAGCATAAGTTTCAATCGGCACTTAAACACATGGGCTTTAGCGTTAAGCTGAAGCCATTTATTCAACGTATTGATGGCAGCGCTAAAGGCGACTGGGACGTAGGCATTACAATTGACGTGCTAGACGCAGCCAAAGAGGTGGATCGTGTAATTTTACTGTCGGGTGATGGAGATTTTGATCTATTGCTGGAGAAAATAAACCTGCAGTATGGCGTAAGAACGGAAGTTTATGGTGTACCGGCGTTAACGGCAAAGTCTCTGATTGATGCGGCTAGCGTTTTTCACCCGATTGATGAGGATTTGTTGCTGTAG
- a CDS encoding chaperone modulator CbpM: MNDKILKGLLLDEATVLSLDDLCQACSSSNEWVIELVQEGILEPQGQRQTQWQFSARCLQKAHAAMRLQRDLDINLSGIALALDLLDEIDSLKSRLLQLEQAAK, translated from the coding sequence ATGAACGATAAAATACTTAAAGGACTCCTGCTAGATGAAGCAACGGTACTGTCTTTAGATGACTTATGCCAAGCGTGTTCAAGCAGTAATGAATGGGTAATTGAATTGGTGCAGGAGGGTATATTGGAACCTCAGGGGCAGCGGCAAACGCAGTGGCAGTTTAGTGCTCGTTGTCTGCAAAAAGCACACGCAGCCATGCGCTTGCAGCGTGACCTAGATATCAATCTATCCGGTATTGCCTTGGCGTTGGATTTACTCGATGAAATTGACAGCCTAAAATCACGCCTATTGCAGTTAGAGCAAGCGGCAAAATGA
- a CDS encoding ABC-F family ATPase has protein sequence MLISANITMQFGSKPLFENVSAKFGNGNRYGLIGANGCGKSTYMKILGGDLEPTSGNVSKDPGERIGKLGQDQFAFEEHTVVDTVIMGHDELWKVKQERERIYSLAEMTEEEGMRVAELEVEFAEMDGYSAESRAEELLMSAGIEQEFHYGLMSNVAPGWKLRVLLAQALFSEPDVLLLDEPTNNLDINTIRWLEGIINQSKSTMIIISHDRHFLNAVCTHMADIDYGELRIYPGNYDDFMIASTQARELLQSENAKKKTQMAELQQFVSRFSANASKAKQATSRAKKLEKIELADIKPSSRVSPFIRFNQIKKLHREAVTIENLEHGFDETLFTNTSMILQAGTRLAVIGENGAGKTTFLRCLMNEISPNKGTIQWAENATLGYCPQDASDDFNVDMTLFDWMSQWRKPSHNDQVVRMTLGRLLFSSDDFNKKVAVCSGGEKNRLLFGKLTLGETNVMLMDEPTNHLDMESIEALNLALDNYDGTLIFVSHDREFVSSLANRIVEITPNGIVDFHGTYDEYLKSQDIENVKTGTR, from the coding sequence ATGTTAATTAGCGCAAACATCACCATGCAGTTTGGCTCTAAGCCACTTTTTGAAAACGTTTCAGCCAAGTTTGGCAACGGCAACCGTTACGGGCTTATCGGCGCAAACGGTTGTGGCAAATCAACCTATATGAAAATATTAGGAGGCGATTTAGAGCCTACATCCGGCAACGTATCAAAAGACCCAGGAGAACGTATCGGTAAATTAGGCCAAGACCAATTTGCCTTTGAAGAACACACCGTTGTTGATACCGTCATCATGGGACACGATGAACTCTGGAAGGTAAAACAAGAACGTGAACGTATCTATTCATTAGCTGAAATGACCGAAGAAGAAGGCATGCGGGTTGCCGAATTAGAAGTTGAGTTTGCTGAAATGGATGGCTACAGCGCTGAAAGTCGTGCAGAAGAACTACTCATGAGTGCGGGGATTGAACAAGAATTCCATTACGGCCTAATGAGTAACGTTGCTCCGGGCTGGAAACTGCGTGTTTTATTAGCCCAAGCACTCTTTTCAGAGCCTGACGTATTACTTCTCGATGAGCCCACCAACAACTTGGACATTAATACGATTCGCTGGCTTGAAGGGATTATCAATCAGTCAAAAAGCACCATGATCATCATCTCGCATGATCGACATTTCTTAAATGCCGTTTGCACGCACATGGCAGATATTGACTACGGCGAACTGCGTATATACCCGGGCAACTACGATGATTTCATGATCGCATCAACCCAAGCGCGCGAGTTACTTCAATCAGAGAATGCCAAGAAGAAAACTCAAATGGCTGAACTGCAACAATTTGTTAGTCGCTTTTCTGCCAATGCGTCTAAAGCCAAACAAGCAACATCACGAGCTAAGAAATTAGAAAAAATTGAACTGGCCGATATTAAACCCTCATCACGTGTGAGCCCATTTATCCGCTTCAATCAAATTAAAAAACTTCATCGTGAAGCCGTCACCATTGAAAACCTTGAGCATGGTTTTGATGAAACTTTATTTACAAACACCAGCATGATTTTACAAGCCGGTACACGCTTAGCTGTTATTGGCGAAAATGGTGCCGGTAAAACGACTTTCTTGCGTTGCCTCATGAATGAAATAAGTCCTAACAAGGGTACTATTCAATGGGCAGAAAATGCCACTCTTGGCTATTGCCCGCAAGATGCTAGCGACGATTTTAATGTCGACATGACCTTATTCGACTGGATGAGTCAGTGGCGAAAACCAAGTCATAATGACCAAGTAGTCCGCATGACCTTGGGGCGTTTGCTCTTTTCATCCGATGATTTTAATAAAAAAGTTGCTGTGTGTTCCGGTGGTGAGAAAAACCGTCTACTGTTTGGCAAACTAACCTTGGGCGAAACCAATGTCATGTTAATGGACGAACCAACAAACCATTTAGATATGGAGTCTATCGAAGCCTTAAACTTAGCTTTGGATAATTATGATGGCACATTAATTTTTGTAAGTCATGACCGCGAATTCGTCTCTTCACTTGCCAACCGCATTGTTGAAATAACACCTAATGGCATTGTTGATTTCCATGGCACCTATGATGAATATCTTAAAAGCCAAGATATTGAAAACGTCAAAACGGGCACCCGTTAA
- a CDS encoding ABC transporter ATP-binding protein, whose product MVLAKGADENNAKTNSKYILIMLKTSNPIIETKNLNKTVPVADGDLTILSAVNLTVDEGESIAIVGASGSGKSTLLGLLAGLDSPTGGTVILNGEELTALDEDGRAGIRNKLVGFVFQSFQLMPRLSALENVMLPLELRGDKQAKKTATALLKRVGLGHRLEHTPMKLSGGEQQRVALARAFVTRPAILFADEPTGNLDSKTGDQIIELLFELNQEQKTTLVLVTHDMALASRCQRSVHIEAGQVI is encoded by the coding sequence ATGGTCTTAGCGAAAGGTGCGGACGAAAACAATGCAAAAACTAACAGTAAATATATTCTAATCATGTTGAAAACCAGTAATCCTATTATTGAAACAAAAAATCTAAATAAAACTGTACCTGTTGCCGATGGTGACTTGACTATTTTATCAGCCGTAAACTTAACTGTTGATGAAGGAGAAAGTATAGCGATTGTAGGAGCATCTGGCTCAGGTAAATCGACGCTGTTGGGGTTGCTGGCAGGTTTAGATAGCCCAACTGGCGGTACTGTCATACTAAATGGCGAAGAATTAACGGCGTTAGACGAGGATGGTCGAGCGGGTATACGAAATAAGTTGGTGGGATTTGTTTTTCAGTCGTTTCAATTGATGCCGCGTTTGAGTGCCTTAGAAAACGTCATGCTGCCTTTGGAATTACGTGGCGATAAACAAGCAAAAAAAACTGCAACGGCTTTATTGAAACGAGTTGGGTTAGGTCATCGTTTAGAGCATACGCCAATGAAACTATCAGGCGGAGAGCAGCAACGAGTGGCGTTGGCACGTGCTTTTGTGACGAGGCCGGCAATTTTATTTGCTGATGAGCCTACGGGCAATTTAGACAGTAAAACGGGCGATCAGATTATTGAGCTGTTGTTTGAATTAAATCAAGAGCAAAAGACAACGCTGGTGCTAGTGACTCATGATATGGCGTTGGCTTCTCGATGTCAGCGTAGTGTGCATATTGAAGCGGGGCAAGTTATATGA
- the can gene encoding carbonate dehydratase encodes MKKLEHLFKQNKEWAQSITDEDPNFFKNLSKLQSPEYLWIGCSDSRVPSNQLLNLAPGEVFVHRNIANMVIHSDLNCLSVMQFAIEVLKVKHIIVCGHYGCGGIKASLEDVDHGLIDNWLGHIKDVHRLHATELNAITDQEEMEHRLCELNVIEQVANVCDTTIVKNAWKSGADLSVHGWVYNIKNGILKDITNTPITHG; translated from the coding sequence ATGAAAAAGCTGGAACATCTTTTTAAACAAAATAAAGAGTGGGCTCAGTCCATTACAGACGAAGACCCAAACTTTTTTAAAAATTTATCTAAACTGCAATCACCCGAGTACCTTTGGATTGGCTGCTCTGATAGCCGAGTACCGTCCAATCAGCTACTGAATCTTGCCCCAGGTGAGGTCTTTGTTCATCGTAACATTGCTAATATGGTTATCCACAGTGATCTAAACTGCTTGTCGGTTATGCAGTTTGCCATTGAAGTACTTAAAGTTAAGCATATTATCGTTTGCGGCCATTATGGTTGCGGCGGTATCAAAGCCTCACTGGAGGACGTTGACCATGGGCTTATTGATAATTGGCTTGGGCACATTAAAGATGTACATCGCCTTCACGCAACTGAGTTAAATGCAATTACTGATCAGGAAGAAATGGAACACCGTTTATGTGAATTAAACGTGATTGAGCAAGTAGCTAATGTTTGTGACACCACTATCGTCAAGAATGCTTGGAAAAGTGGTGCTGACTTATCGGTACACGGCTGGGTTTACAATATTAAGAACGGTATTCTAAAAGATATTACTAATACGCCTATCACTCACGGGTAA